CTGTACCATCacgcttttaaattttatagcatGTTGACCATGAAAACCAGCTTTGTTAAATGGCCAGAGAGATATTGTAGTAGAATTGAGTAAGGCATACattttggaaggaaggaagggaagaaaagagggaggagagaaggaaggaaggaagagaagaagggggggagagggaaggaagacagaCCATGGCTTCTAGAAACTTGAAGCTTTATGGTAATTGGTAAAAACATAGTTCCAACAAGTACAGACTGTGTGAGGCAGAAAAGATACATTGTTTTggcaaattaaaaacagaaaaggctGGGTTAATCTGGAAATTTTTCCTGATTAACCTAGTCCTTTCCATGTAGGACTAAATCAGTGGCTCAGCTGACACCACAAGACTATCAGAATTCCTAAGAAACTACTGGTAGTTTGCCCGGCTCACTATTTGGCAACAATCTCATTATAAGAATAGTGGGTCTGAAGCAACTCCCCCAAAGAATTTCAGAGAGGAATTGCCCCTATACCTTATACCCCAGAAATGTGGACCATTTGAGGGAATACTTTCCTCAAAGCCAATTTCACATCCTTGTTTCTTAAGGTGTAAATCAAAGGGTTGAGAGAAGGAGTGACAATATTATTCAACACCTGAATAACAGAATCTAGCCAGGGGCTGGAAGCAGGCCTGAGATAGATGAGCATCACCGGCCCATAGAACAAGAAGATTGACATCAGGTGGGCACTGCAGGTTGAAAAAGCTCGGCGCCTGCCCTCCGCAGTGCTGATTTTCAATATAGAAAGGACAATGTGACCATAGGAAGTAAGGATAAGGAAAAAGCATGTAAGAGTCACAACATCCACGTTAGTAAAACTCACTGTCTGAGCTAGAGAGGTGTCTGCACAGGCCAGGGGTAACACCACTGGGATATCACAGAAGAAATTGTCCACCTCATTGGGACCACAGTAGGGTAACTTAAAGACCAGAAAGGTGAGGATACTTCCATGGAGACAGCCACCCAGCCAAGTGCCCAATGTCAAGCCAGTGCACACCCTGCGGTTCATGATGATTGTGTATCGCAAAGGGTGACAAATAGCCACAAATCGGTCGTAGGCCATCACGGTGTACAGGAAACACTCAGTGCCACCCAGGAAGTGGTAAAAGAAGAGCTGGCAGGCACAGCCCTGGTATGAGATGGTCCGGCTTTGCCCCATTAGGTAGAGCATCATTTTGGGGGAGctaacagaagggaaaaatatatcAAACACAGACAGGTTTCCCAAAAAGAAATACATGGGGGTGTGCAGGTTGGAGGAGACCAGAATGGTGAGGAAGATGAGCAGGTTTCCCAACAAGGTGAAGAGGTAGAAGGccaaaaataagacaaacagcATGTTCTCCAGCCCTTCAGTATTGGGAATTCCCAATAGGATGAACTCCATCACAGAAGTGTAGTTCTGCATGTTCACGCATCACAGGGTCCTGGAGAAGTAAAGCAATAATCATGATATAAGACTACAAATAACTGCAAAAGTATCTTCCGAGTCAAATTATTTATGAGGCACTGGCTACAAGCAGAAGgagaccaaaaaaagagaaaggagaccaACACTACATCTGGCCCTGGAGCTAAGTCATGTGTCAcatttggcttcttttttcaTGTGTTAAATTAAGTAGCAGAGGAATGTTATCTTTATAGTTGGCAAACCTCTTGCAGGAATCGACTCTTATTACCAGTTTTATGTAGTTTCTCCCAATCTGATTTATTGTCACACAGACTGGCACATTTCAGAATTATCTTCTCCATGGAAAATTTGTCATCAGGTGGCAATCTTATTTTAATATCAGCCAAGTCATAATCAGTTGGTGGTAAATAGGCTAACTACccaaacatatacatataaaaacatgaaCCTACATAGAAATGATATACACGTAACTACTCATTTTTACTTTCAACaatattatttccattctccagtgtttatatttaacaaaaaaagtgtacaatttatatttataacctacccacacacatacagaaatggGACTGAACCTAGAAGAAGGCACTAGGTGATAGAAggtaataaaaatactatataccACTAGAAACATATCTCTCTGCagatagattttatttctatactaTAGAGCTCCCAAATCTAAATTCCAATGACATTGATATCATTTAGCTTTATTAATGAACGTTGGTCGATAAACCATAAAAAAACCTCAATTATATTTTCAGAAGGACAATACCTTCTTCTGTTCATTTGTATCCCATTTTATGTTAGCCTTCCATATAAATATTTGTCATCGAATATAACTCTGTGATCAATATTGTTCATAGGAAATcatctgataaatattttcataccAGCTTTAAATGGCTGATCTGTTACTATTTCCtgcattatttccatttcacaaggTTAAAGAACTTTGTTATGGATAAAAATCTCAA
The Vulpes lagopus strain Blue_001 chromosome 10, ASM1834538v1, whole genome shotgun sequence genome window above contains:
- the LOC121500874 gene encoding putative olfactory receptor 10D3, which codes for MQNYTSVMEFILLGIPNTEGLENMLFVLFLAFYLFTLLGNLLIFLTILVSSNLHTPMYFFLGNLSVFDIFFPSVSSPKMMLYLMGQSRTISYQGCACQLFFYHFLGGTECFLYTVMAYDRFVAICHPLRYTIIMNRRVCTGLTLGTWLGGCLHGSILTFLVFKLPYCGPNEVDNFFCDIPVVLPLACADTSLAQTVSFTNVDVVTLTCFFLILTSYGHIVLSILKISTAEGRRRAFSTCSAHLMSIFLFYGPVMLIYLRPASSPWLDSVIQVLNNIVTPSLNPLIYTLRNKDVKLALRKVFPQMVHISGV